A genomic region of Populus nigra chromosome 11, ddPopNigr1.1, whole genome shotgun sequence contains the following coding sequences:
- the LOC133668641 gene encoding uncharacterized protein LOC133668641, protein MVKLDAQLNELPDSEEWTENLVRVSPIQNQIEKIPSSYSPRYRGLNACGQKMFPTGILPKLPHLQVLVLQQPVLDGFGVWRAAPVTVKGKEVAYLRKLETEDEDK, encoded by the exons ATGGTTAAATTAGATGCACAACTAAATGAATTGCCGGATTCAGAGGAGTGGACAGAGAATCTTGTGAGAGTTTCACCGAtacaaaaccaaattgaaaaaattcctTCAAGCTATTCACCAAG GTATCGTGGACTCAATGCATGCGGTCAGAAGATGTTTCCTACCGGGATATTGCCTAAACTCCCTCACCTGCAAGTCCTCGTACTACAGCAACCGGTTCTCGATGGATTTGGTGTTTGGCGTGCAGCTCCAGTAACCGTTAAAGGAAAAGAAGTAGCATACTTGAGGAAGTTGGAAACTGAAGATGAAGACAAGTGA